TACTGTACAACAATCTTCAAATGGCAAAATTGAAGTTTCATATGTATCTATCATTCTAGCCATCTTAATAATATCTATTTTATCCATTGCTATAAGTGGTCTAAATACAGGTATATTTACAGAGGAATTTGTAACTGTTAATCCCTGTATGGTTTGACTAGCCACCTGCCCTATATTTTCTCCAGTTATTAAGGCATTACACTCTTGCCTCTCAGCTATTTTTTCTGCTATTTTCATCATGAATCTTCTTGATAATATGGTCATTTCATCTTCTGGGCATTTCTCATTAATTTCCTTTTGTATAGGTAGTAAGTTTATGGAATGTAATTTTATAGTTCCACAATATATGGATAATTTTCTAGCTAATTCTATTACCTTCTCTTTAGCCCTGTCACTAGTAAAAGGATAACTATGATAGTGAATACCTTCTATCTCTACTCCTCTTTTAGCCATCATCCATCCTGCCACAGGAGAGTCAATTCCTCCTGACAATAGTAATAGAGCTTTACCATTTGTTCCTAGTGGTAATCCACCATAACCATTAACCTTTTCTGAATGAGCATATATTTTATGTCTCACATCTACCCTTAATACTACATCTGGATTATGTACGTCTACTGTATAATTCTCCGTATTTTGTAATACATATCCACCAACTTCTCTAGCTATTTCAGGTGACTTAATTTTAAAGGATTTATCAGCTCTTTTAGCTTCCACCTTAAAAGTCTTTGCCTCATCATCACCAAATTTGTCTTTTAGATATGTTATAGCACATTCACAAATACTATCCATATTTTTTTCTTCAGATACATAGGCTAAACTTATGGAAGCCACTCCAAATACTTTTCTTACCCTTTCTATTACTTCATCTTCATCATAGTCTTCCATATCTAATATAAGTAGACCATTAGCTTTTCTTACCTTAAGATTACCTAAGTCCTTTAAGTTGTTCTCAATATGTCTGATCAATTTATTTTCAAAGTATGGTCTATTGAGACCCTTTAAAATAATTTCTCCATATCTAATTATCAATTCTTTTTTCATTTTATCACCTCTTTATAATCATTCGTAACTCTTCTACACTATTTTTTATCTTTTCTATTGCATAATCCATTTCTTCCATTTTATTAGTATATGAAAAACTAAATCGTATAGCTCCTTCTATCTGCTCATTAGTTAATTTCATACTCTTTAACACATGACTTTGGCTACTTTTTTTATTAGAAGAACAAGCAGATCCTGTAGATACATATATATTATATTGTTCTAAATAATGAAGAAGTACTTCTCCTCTTATTCCAGAAAAACTAATATTTAAAATATGGGGAGCATGACATGTTTCATGGCCATTAACCTTAATATCTTTAACCTGTGCCAATATTTTTTCTTTAAACTTTTCTCTAAAGTTTTTAATATACTCAATATGTTCTTCTATTTTATTATTAAAATCTGATACGGCTGCCCCAAAACCTAATATACCTGGCACATTTTCTGTACCTGATCTTATTCCCGTTTCTTGACTTCCTCCAAATACTATTGGTTGTATCTTAGTTCCCTTTTTAATATATAGTACTCCTACACCCTTAGGTCCATGGACTTTATGAGCACTAACTGATAGTAAATCTATTCCTATCTTTTGTGGTGAAATTTTTATTTTGCCAAAGGATTGTATAGCATCCACATGGAAAGTAGGTCTTTTCTTTAACTTCTTTAATATTTTTCCTATTTCTTCTATAGGTTGTATAGTTCCAACTTCATTATTAACATGCATTATACTAACTAATATAGTATCATCTGTTAAATTTTCTTTTAATTCATCTATACTTATCATTCCATATTCATCTATACGTAAGTAAACTACCTCATATCCTTCATTTTCTAATGTTTTATATACATTAAGGACCGATGGATGTTCTATTTTAGTAGTAATTATTTTTCTACCTTCTCTTTTTTTACTTTTTATAGTTCCTAATATGGCTAAATTATTGGCTTCAGTACCTCCAGAAGTAAATATTATTTCCTCTGGTTTAGCATAAAGAGATTTAGCTAGTTGCTTCCTAGCCTCTTTTACTAATTTTTCTACTTCTACACCTTTTTTATGTAGAGAAGATGGATTTCCATAATAATCTGTTAAAGATTTAAGCATAATATCCACAACTTCCCCTTTAGGTTTGGTTGTAGCGCTATTATCAAAATAAGCTTCCATATTTATCTCTCCAATACTGTATTTTACATGTCTTTGCATATTTTATATTATTAATCCCTCTTTGTAAAGTAAATTACCCATATATTTTTATTTTGATAATTATAATTGAACATATTCACAAAGTTATTTTTTAATTATAATTTTTTTATATGAAAGTGTTGCAACCATTGTCGTTTTTTGTTATAATTTGCTTAGTGGTTATCCCCCT
The genomic region above belongs to Anaeromicrobium sediminis and contains:
- the thiI gene encoding tRNA uracil 4-sulfurtransferase ThiI, which translates into the protein MKKELIIRYGEIILKGLNRPYFENKLIRHIENNLKDLGNLKVRKANGLLILDMEDYDEDEVIERVRKVFGVASISLAYVSEEKNMDSICECAITYLKDKFGDDEAKTFKVEAKRADKSFKIKSPEIAREVGGYVLQNTENYTVDVHNPDVVLRVDVRHKIYAHSEKVNGYGGLPLGTNGKALLLLSGGIDSPVAGWMMAKRGVEIEGIHYHSYPFTSDRAKEKVIELARKLSIYCGTIKLHSINLLPIQKEINEKCPEDEMTILSRRFMMKIAEKIAERQECNALITGENIGQVASQTIQGLTVTNSSVNIPVFRPLIAMDKIDIIKMARMIDTYETSILPFEDCCTVFLPKRPVTKPRVDRIEQSESKLDVEKLIDEAIEQMETIEVNLED
- a CDS encoding cysteine desulfurase family protein — encoded protein: MQRHVKYSIGEINMEAYFDNSATTKPKGEVVDIMLKSLTDYYGNPSSLHKKGVEVEKLVKEARKQLAKSLYAKPEEIIFTSGGTEANNLAILGTIKSKKREGRKIITTKIEHPSVLNVYKTLENEGYEVVYLRIDEYGMISIDELKENLTDDTILVSIMHVNNEVGTIQPIEEIGKILKKLKKRPTFHVDAIQSFGKIKISPQKIGIDLLSVSAHKVHGPKGVGVLYIKKGTKIQPIVFGGSQETGIRSGTENVPGILGFGAAVSDFNNKIEEHIEYIKNFREKFKEKILAQVKDIKVNGHETCHAPHILNISFSGIRGEVLLHYLEQYNIYVSTGSACSSNKKSSQSHVLKSMKLTNEQIEGAIRFSFSYTNKMEEMDYAIEKIKNSVEELRMIIKR